AAGAAGTCATCTGATTAGAAAACAAGttattacataattaattattatgagattgttatattattattcaatagaaataaaaataacataataatttcGAGATTAGTTATATCGTAATTTATTTCAATCAAACGTAGAATCAATTATTCTTAAATTTaattacaaatttaattattccTTCTTTCTCCTACCAAACGAGTCCTGGAGGTGTAAAAAGGACAGATCTTAAGGTTAAAATAtatgaaatatttaaaaaataagtgTTCACAAACCAAATTATGCAAGGGGCAGGGAGGGAGTCCAGAACCaaagtgtggttcttttggactcaaacgaCAAAAATAGGTGCAAAAAAAATTGActaccattttatatatagcgtggTTATTCACCCTGGACTGAAGACGCTTGCAATATGAGGTTTCGCAACATAGGGATATCCCTTAATCATCGGGTGGTTTTCTTAGAGCAGTTTTATCCGAACACGTTCTGGGTGAAAGAGCTTggccagatctaaacttatcttCACGGACACATGAGGAGCGAGGATATAATTTatccccaagtttacataatccagATGCGCAAAGTCAGaaagatgatagtgattatgacaacaatgttgAAGAGTCTGGAGATGagacacccttccctgatgaggacgagaatgatgaacctgatttgacgagtaGGCGTGTTCATCGGTCGATACGCTacggtatttagacatttcggttcggtatttttggtattcgatttcctaaaatgctataccaatactgtacttaattaaattcggtatggttcgatttttctcctttcgattttgatttattcggttcggtaacttgAGTTTATTctgtttgaatactaactagtgcatagagtcatagacggtaatattcttaattaaagtactcgaaagtacaaaactaaaaatatttgttggcaaaagttttgtccaaaagcAAAAAATACCAACCCACAGAGGGAAAACtgtacataaaagaataaatttgattATTAGATATGTCTTGCTACTTTCTtggagttaattgatgaacttagagaataaagaaaagtaaaattttagatttcttaaatttatattattaactaataatatatgtattgtgtaatataatatatatttcggtacggtttcAGTATTTCGGTATTCTaaaataaaataccaaataccatacctaataccaattttttttaaaacttaaactaaataccataccgaatatcaaataccaaaattttgGATTTCGATAATGTAATTCGGTATTTCCCAAATTAGGCACAACCCTATTGACGAGagagcatgctccacctcccaTTATACTaagagtgtacgagtcatatGTGTCGTTTCATTCAAGAGTGATTCCATACCTTGATcagttgccaagtatgccggatgtggatgccctcacaagggatcttgacgaAATTTGAacaacaatgtgggatgaatctagagaaACGATGatgtcaaagggcatgctttttgctgataaagcgcgCTTAAGCAGGGCGGTGCGAATGTACAATATAGAAGAGTGTCGTGAGATtgtggttcatgagtcatctccgaAAGTATATAAGGTTATTTGTCGTAAATGGTTTCAAGGTTGTTACTGGATGCTGCATGCgagaaagttgaaaacaaatatgtggattatggggaaatacattggcacccataattgtgaaatggacacattcaatgggaatcaTGTTAACTTGAATGATGACTTGATTTcacttgtcttgattccacacattgaagcgtccataagatACAAGATCAAAGAAtgtataacatctgtccaccaggtatatggatgtaccattaccaaaagaaaaatatttctcgGGCGTAAatgtgcgtttgaaattgtttatgataACCGGGATAAGTCTTTTCCACtttacccaggtacatggctgcaTTGTAACACTTTAATcccgggactgttgttgaatgaaagcttgagcggagtcTAGGAATACCAGAATACATATTCAGATACATGTTATGGTcatttaaaccagccattgatggttttgtccattgtcggccggtaatatccatagacgacactcatgtccatagaaagtatgatattaagttgttgatcacTGTTGTAGTAGATACTATTGGAAGTATATTTCCCATAGCATTTCCTATATGTGCCAATGAAAGTCAAGAGACGTGTACATTATTTTTGAACCGCTTGAAGGAGCACATTTTCAGACAATGTTCAgatatttgtctaatatctgatcagcatggcggtattttaagttctgtacagaatttgcgtgaatggcaggaaccgtatgcctaccactattactgtgttaggcacttgaaggcAAACTTCCAGAGGGCATATCCGAACAAGGacttacatgatttaatgtggatggctgcaacagatcaccaagagtgtaaatttaCGAGGCAAATGGAATTGATTAGGCAGGAAGACCCAGAAGCCTatctgtaacgactcgaccggtcgttttgagcatttacacttcgctagGTTGTTTGAGggaatgagtagctccgtatgatgtattttgacttgtgtgaatcatcgggtttgactttcaggttattcagaatcgaattggaagaaagaatttcattgtagaagctttaaattgggagagttgaccaagtttgaatttttagcatttgacctcgaattggaattttgatggttctgttagctccgttgggtgattttggatttaggagtgcatccgaattgtgatttggaggtccgtggttgaatttggcttgaaatggcgaaagttgaaatttgaaaagtttgaccgggaatggactttttgatatcgaggtcagattccaattccggaagttggagcaggtccgtaacgtcgaatgtgatttgtgtgcaaaatttgaggtcaatctgacgtgatttgataggttttagcttcgtttgtagaatttggaaattttgaagtttcttATGCTTGAATCCGTATGTAATTTTtgttttcgatgttgttggagtgatttgaagattcgtttaagttcgtatgatgttataagacttgttggtatatttaattgagctcccggggggcctcgggttgatttcaggtggttaacggacttggaatgtGATTTGAGAACTTGCTGAAGCCTGAGAGctgctggtgtgaccgcacctgcagagaggggaccgcagatgcgatgccGCTGGTGCGGCAGGTTGAGCGCATGTGCGGAAAGGGTAGAGACCAGCAGGGGTCACGGGTGAGAtggtttctccgcacctgcgatagtgcAAATACGGACCATGGGTCGCAGGAGCGGAGGCAATCAGAGTTAGTCATTTTTGCAAGTGTGCCCAGATTTTTCACACCAGcgggtgcgcaggtgcgagctcaggctccgcaggtgcggaaatgcctcgGAAGAACCTATATCAGCGGGGTCCGAGagttttggcttcatttcatcattttgagctcgaaTTTTAGAGATTTTGATAGGGCTTTTCAAGTTGGATttttgaggtaagttccttgtcttcatttttcttcaataattatgtttccccactgattttcaacctagatggtgtgtttttaaaatgtaaattggggatttgaggctagggatttggagagttggttttgaggatttgaatgaccaattggtgtcggattttaatgaatttggtatggttgagcTCGTAAGttaatgagctttcggattttgtgacttttgtcggatttcgagacgcgagcccgggggtcgggtttgggctgatttcggattttggctataatttcgtatttttcttgtggaattaattcctttagcctatattgattgtattgaacTGCTTGTGGCAAGATTCAGAACGTTTGGAGAtggatttgagttgtttttggttagtttcgagccgttcggaggtcggaacgtgcgggatggcatttttgaagCATCACTTGGATTGTTCGGTATTGGaattgtcttgttcgaggtaagtaactcttctaaacttagtgttgggggtatgaaacccctagttacgtgttatgtgattgatgatgaggtcacgcacatgctaggtgactggcgtgtgggcgtgcacccggtgaattatgactcctttgttttcatggcactgtttagtggccctattttgttgatatctgtgttttcaccaCGAGATTATGTAACTGAACTGTGAATCATGTTAGCTATCCTATTTAGACcttatgctgatattgttaggacccatagtgatcgcttcttactgtcatctcactgatttcattaatatttcgtactcagtcatattcatgcgttcatatcatatctcagtctcagttgttgtgtattgatacatcatatcattgttgtcgggctagtttcatgacattatgagcccgtgagtgagactggagagagtgATGATTAAGAGAGGTTGAGAGCCTGTTTATGAGTgacaattatgggatcggactgcacgctgcaacggttatattgatgattatgataacgcttgggctgttggtgtcacgacccaaaattttccatcgacgggaccgtgatggcgcctaacatttcacttgctaggcaagccaacgttagaaaaatcgttaaaccaattccttattttcattcagtaaataacaataattaactaagatgaaatataataagtgcggaatatcataaaattgtattaattactactacccggatctggagtcacaattcacgagcattctagaatttactacaagtaatagtctaaaagaaatacaactgtctgaatgaaagaaaacagtaggacataaaagatagacggggatttcaaggtttgtgaatgccgacagctctaccttgagtctccggacagcggaccggtagaaaatctcgatcaacctgagccggtatcaaaatctgcacagaaagtgtagagtgcagcatcagtacacccgaccccatgtactagtaagtgtcaagcctaacctcggcgaagtagtgccGAGGCTAGGACAaaacacccacatataacctggacagtataatcatgctagtggaaacaatagtaaataaaggaataatgcagaaataatgggaaggggacatacggTGGGGggatacaacataaagagtgagaataatgaaaagatagaattaaatagaagatccttaaacgaattgagcaattaaaacagcaaaggaaaactgcacggcatcacccttagtgcttttaCTCTAAACctcacaaaataaataaatagaacggcatggcataacccttcgtgcttttactctcaacctcagcaaataaataaataaatagaacggtacagcatcacccttcatgcttttcactcttcctcacaatatcaataatgcatgcacggcattacccttcgtactttacactcctcctcaccaatcacaaaatcaataacaacaaatagataagagtatcacaaagaaaccagtattttacctaTAATCAACatcacaatgtaatctcaaccttgaatcaatattcgaaagttaccaaatctcagtgaaaccagatatgagtcacccatcatttcaaataacccgataatggatagtagaatttaaggctacaaaatagacaagaatagaatttcactcgcatgctatgactcgacaacgacgcatagatgctcgtcacctcacctatacatcgtatttaaccaccaaacacgtagcaaatgaacacataatacctattccctcaagccaaagttagacacgacacttacttcactccgaaggccacttaattctcaatcacaacttttcctttggaattcaccgcCAAATcactcttatctattcaaaaatgactcaataatatcaaatattgctaaaggaagaaattatatttcataaattatatTCCCCAAATTCTCCTCTAAAAAGTCGAAAAaacgaccccgggcctgcttggtcaaaaccccaGGTTCGGGCCAACATCCTTTTACCTATTTACCCCTGAGCCCAAATATGTAtctagttttggaatccgacctcaaattggggtctaaatcctcaaattttcgaaACCCCTTGTTTCTAGCCTAAcctctaattctaccatgaaaactctagattttaggttgataattcataaaattaatgggtaattgaaaaaaaatgatttagaatcacttaccaacactttgggaaagaaaacgactcttgaaaattgcctctacccgtttggttcttgaaaaatgttgaagaaatggcttaaacccgtgtttagagtctgttttaagtcactggacaagccttcatcgcgttcgcgagaggcctgtcgcgtttgcgatgcacaacggcctaaggccttcgcgttcgcgagtctttctacgcgTTCGTGTAAGGCATCTCCCCCAAAGCCTTCTCGTTCGCGACCccgtggacgcgttcgcgtagaagaacatgacccccccccccccccggtcccttaaactatcgccTTTGCGTGAGACAGATCGCgctcgcgaagggtaccacccccaacgcttcgcgttcgcgaccagtccttcgcattcgcgaagaagaaaattcccctgcctaattttacctttcgcgttagTGAcacaacctacgcgaacgcgaagaagggcacaccagaacagctgctgcagcaaaaacCTCatattttctaagtgcaaatcaccccgtagcctatctgaaactcacccgagccctcggggctccaaaccaaatatgcacataagtctaaaaatatcatacggacttgctcgcacgatcaaattgcccaaataacacctaaaactacgaatttagcaccaaatcaaataagattctcaagaacactttaaaatttctattttctcaactggacgtccgaatcacgtcaaatcaactctgtttctcaccaaatttcacagacaggtcttaaatatcataacgaacctgtacctggctccggaaccaaaatacggacccggcactaacaatgccaaatatcaatcaattcttaaaaataaataatttctaaacttttaatttttattaaaaattcataactcaagctagggacctccgaattcgattccgggcatatgcccaggtcctataattcgatacggacctaccgggaccatcaaagcataaatccgggcccgtttaccaaaaatattgaccgaagtcaactaaaatcaacttttaaggcaaaattcttattttcattagttttcaacataaaaactttccggaaacctacccggactgtgcacgcaaatcgaggagggtaaaaataagatttttaaggcttaagggCGCATATTCGAGTTATAAAACATATGATgaccttttgagtcatcacattctctacctttaaaacaaccgttcgccctcgaacgaacatagaaaatacctgggctggtgaaaaggtggggatatctactatgcatatcggactcggactcccgagtagctgcctcaataggctgacctctccattgcactcgaactgaagggtaactctttgatctcaactggcgaatttgctgggctagaattgccaccggctcctccttgtaagtcaaatccttgtccaactggacagagctgaaatctaacacatgggacggatcgtcgtgatactttcaaagcatgtacacatggaataccggatgaacaactgctaaactaggtggcaacgcaagcctgtaagccacctctcccactctttcCAGAATCTTAAAAGGTTCGATATActtaaggctcaacttgcccttctttccgaacctcattacacccttcatgggtgatacccgaagtaacactctctctccgaccatgaatgcaacatcacgaactctacggtcggcataactcttctgcctggactgagttgtgcgaagtcgatcctgaataattttgaccttatccaaggcatcctatactaagtctgtgcccaacaatcgagcccctcccggctcgaaccacccaactggcaaccgacaccgcctaccatataatgcctcatagggagccatatgaatgctcgactggtagctgttgttgtaggcgaaatttgcaaggggcaagaactgatcccacgatgctccgaagtctataacacaagcgtggagcatatcctccaagatctgaatagtacgctaggactgttcgtccgtctgaggatgaaatgctgtgctcaactcaacccgcgtacccaactcacgctgaactgccatCCAAAAGTTTGAGGTAAACTGcgcacctcgatcagaaatgatagacacgggcacaccgtgaagacggacgatctcacgaatgtaaatctctgccaaccgctctgaggaataggcAACTGCCACAGGAacgaaatgcgctgacttagtcatcatgtccacaataacctaaattgcatcgaacttcctctgagtccgtgggagtccaacaacaaaatccatagtgatacgctcccactttcactcaggaatttctaacctctgaagtaaaccaccaggggtctgatgctcacactttacctgctggcaatttaggcaccgagctacataggcaactatgtccttcttcattcacctccaccaataatgctgcctcaagtcctgatatatcttggcggcacacggataaatagaataccgggaactgtgggactcttcaaggatcaactcacgaagtccatccacattaggcacacaaatatgaacctgcatcctcaaaacaccatcatatccaacagtaacctgcttggcaccaccgtgttgcactgtgtctctaaggacaagtaaatacgGATCGTCATCCTTccaatctctgatgcgctcaaataaagaagaccgagcgactgtaccaGCTAGAACACAGTTgtgctcagaaacatctaacctcacaaactggttggccaaggattgaatatccaatGCAAGCGATCTTtcaccaattggaatatatgcaaggctacccatactggcttactttctactcaaagcgtcggccaccacgttggccttcccgggatgatacaatatggtgatatcatagtatttcaatagctccagccacctcctctgcctcaaattgagttccttctgcttgaacaaatactgtaagctccgatgatcagtgaatacctcacatggcacgtcgTAAAGGTGGTGCCTACAAATCTTCAGCgcttgaacaatggctgccagctctagatcatgaacagggtaatttttctcgtgaaccttcagttgtcgtgaagcatatgcaataaccttgccaccctgcatcaataccgcacccagaccaatacgagatgcgtcacaatatactttataagatcctgaacctgtgggtaagcacaatactggtgctgtagtcaaagctgtcttgagattctgaaagctcgcttcacactcgtctgaccacctgaacggggcacccttctgggtcaatctggtcaacggggctgctatggatgaaaacccctccacaaatcgacggtaatagcccgccaaacccaggaaactatggatctctatagctgatgtgggtctaggccagttctggactgcctcaatcttcttaggatccacccgaataccctctgctgaacaacgtgacccaagaaagcaactaaactcaaccaaaactcgcattttgagaacttagcatataactggctgtctttcagagtttgaagaacgattagaaggtgctgctcatgatcctttcgactatgggagtagatcaagatatcatcaataaacacaaccacaaaggaatccaagtagggtttgaacatcggttcatcaaatccatgaatgctgctggggcatttgtcagcccaaatgacatcactagaaacatATAATGtctataccgagtccgaaaactttcttaggaacatcggatgccctaatcctcaactgatggtagccacatctcaaatcaatctttgaaaacaccatggcaccctgaagctgatcaaataaatcatcaatcctcggcaatggatacttgtttttgatggtgactttgttcaactgccgataatctatacacgtcctcatcgatccatctttcttcttcacaaacaacacaggtgcaccccagggcgagacactaggtctaatgaagcccttatcaagaaaatcttgcaactgctccttcaattctttcaactctggtggggccatgcggtatgatGGAATGGAAATacgctgagtgcccggagccaaatatatgcaaaaatcaatatccctgtcaggtggcatccctGACAGGTCAGCAGGAAACACccctggaaactcacgaacaaccggcaccgaatctatggaaggaaccttcgcactagaaccacagacataagccaaataatctagacaccctttctcgaccatatgccgagccttcacataagagataaccctgctggcagaatggccaagattccctctccactctaattgaggcaacccctgTAAGGCTAAGGTAACCGTCTTaacatgacaatctaatatagcatgataaggtgacagccaatccatacccagtatgacatcgaaatcaaccatgtcgagaagtaggagatctacacgagtctcaagactcccaatggtgaccacacacgaacgataaacacgatctacaataatagcatcttccactggtgtggacacatacacaggagcactcaaagaatcacggggcacaaccaaataggaagcaaaataggatgacacatatgagtaagtagatcccggatcaaatagaactgaagcatctctactgcaaattgaaacagtacctgtgataacagcgtcagatgactcagtcttaggcctggctgggaaagtataacaccggggctgggccccaccaccctgaactacgtccccgggacggcctctagctggctggtctccacctcaaatggcttgacctctacctctaacagtctggcctctacctctagctgcctgacccctacctctggctggctgagcaggtggtgcaacaactggtgtCGGGACCATGGCACGCGAattctgatgttgtgagctgcccgttgctcgagggcaaaatctagcaatgtgactcggatcaccacaagtataacataacttcggttgctatgactgctgaccctgaagctggtcctgtcgaccttaataaccaccctgataactctggagtggaggtgcactaataggagttggtgctgcactgtaggctagctggtcagaataatgcATCTAAGGGCCATggccacctgaggcaccgtgggatgcctggagcgctgaatgaaacggcctgggaggatggcctctaccaaaagtactcctgcctctaagTGAGGCACCGCTAAACTCACTGGactgacgaggtctcttgtcagacccctgaaatccctgagtaagaaccagttcgactcgtctcgcgacattagcagccgcctgaaaagaaatctcactccccgtctccttagccatctgcaatctgatagacTGAGCAAGTCCATAAATAAACCTCCCCACcccctctctctcggtgggaagtagaagaatagcatgatgggACAA
The DNA window shown above is from Nicotiana tomentosiformis chromosome 8, ASM39032v3, whole genome shotgun sequence and carries:
- the LOC138898022 gene encoding uncharacterized protein, which codes for MWDESRETMMSKGMLFADKARLSRAVRMYNIEECREIVVHESSPKVYKVICRKWFQGCYWMLHARKLKTNMWIMGKYIGTHNCEMDTFNGNHVNLNDDLISLVLIPHIEASIRYKIKECITSVHQVYGCTITKRKIFLGRKCAFEIVYDNRDKSFPLYPAIDGFVHCRPVISIDDTHVHRKYDIKLLITVVVDTIGSIFPIAFPICANESQETCTLFLNRLKEHIFRQCSDICLISDQHGGILSSVQNLREWQEPYAYHYYCVRHLKANFQRAYPNKDLHDLMWMAATDHQECKFTRQMELIRQEDPEAYL